The window TGAAGATTTCGCCGATGCTGGTGAAAGAGGCTCGGGCCAGCGGCATGTTGCTGCACTTCAACGCACTATTCGAAGGTCTGGCGATCAACCCGGCGGGCGATCAGTTGTGGCTGGCCGCCGAGCGTGAGCGCCGTGGCCTGCTGAAGATCAAGCGGCAGCAAACGGTCTGGGATTGCGAGGGCGCCTGCGTGCTGCTCAGCGAAGGCGGGGTCGAGATGCAGCCGCCGCAGTTTCCCAAGGCCCGTGCCGTCACCCGCGACTTCGCTGATCTGTCGCTGTTCAACGGCAAGCTGTTTACCCTCGAGCGCAATGCGTTCCAGATTTGTCGTCGCGATGCGGTAACCGCCAAGGTCGAGCTGTGCTGGTCGTATGCCGAAGATGCCTTGCAGCCACAGCGCCAGTACTCACAGGCCTACGGTCTGGCGGAAGCGCTGGTGGTGGATGCCCAGGGCGCGTGGATCGGCATCGACAACAACGACGGTGCCCGCAACGACGGCGAAAAACGCCCGATCGTCTGGCGCTTTGCCGCGCCTGACGGCGGTTGGAGCGCCAAGCCGTGAGCCAGCAACCGCCGGGCAAACGCGCCGGTCGGGTGCTGATGATTCTGGCGTGGTGTGCTGCACTTTTTCTGGCCACACGGTTTTTCGGCCAGTGGGAACAACGCCAGCAGAATCCGAACGTCGTCGTGAGTTCGGAGCAGGGCGAAGGCTTTATTGAAGTGAAGCTGGCGAGCAATGCCCAAGGGCATTTTGTCGCCAGCGGCCAGATCAACGGTGAGCCGGTGGAGTTCATGCTCGACACCGGCGCGACCGATGTGGCGATCCCGGCGGATCTGGCCAAGCGTTTGAAGCTGGAAGAAGGTTTCGGTGTGACCCTGAGCACGGCCAATGGCCTGAGCCAGGGCTATCGGACAAAAATTGCCCGCCTGCAACTGGGCGACATCGTGCTGCGGGATGTTCGCGCACTGGTGGCGCCGGGGCTGCATGGCGATCAGGTGCTGCTCGGTATGAGCGCCCTGAACAAACTTGAATTTACTCAGCGCGGTGGCACCATGCTGCTGCGCCAGACAACGAACCGATGAGGCCTGCATGAGCAACCCCCTTGATCTCAGCCTGGACGGTGTAGAACGCCGATCGTTGGCCGACTTCACCGAAAGTGCCTACCTCAACTACTCCATGTACGTGATCATGGACCGTGCTCTGCCGCATATCGGCGACGGCCTGAAACCGGTACAGCGGCGTATCGTCTACGCCATGAGCGAACTGGGGCTGGACGCCGATTCCAAGCACAAGAAATCGGCGCGTACCGTCGGTGACGTGCTCGGCAAGTTCCACCCTCACGGCGATTCGGCGTGCTACGAAGCGATGGTGCTGATGGCCCAGCCGTTCAGCTATCGCTACACGCTGGTCGATGGCCAGGGTAACTGGGGTGCGCCGGACGATCCCAAGTCCTTCGCCGCCATGCGTTACACCGAAGCGCGCCTGTCGCGTTATTCCGAAGTGCTGCTCAGCGAACTGGGCCAGGGCACGGCCGACTGGGGCCCGAACTTCGACGGCACCCTGCAGGAGCCGCTGGTGTTGCCGGCACGTTTGCCGAACATCCTGCTCAACGGCACCACCGGTATCGCCGTGGGCATGGCCACCGACGTGCCGCCGCACAACCTGCGTGAAGTCGCCACCGCTTGCGTGCGCTTGCTCGATGAGCCGAAAGCCACGGTCGAACAGCTCTGCGAACACATTCAGGGCCCGGACTATCCGACCGAAGCGGAAATCATCACCCCGCGCGCCGACCTGTTGAAAATGTACGAAACCGGCAAGGGCTCGGTGCGTATGCGCGCCGTTTACCACGTCGAGGACGGCGACATCATCGTCACCGCGCTGCCGCATCAGGTCTCCGGTGCCAAGGTGCTGGAGCAGATCGCCGCACTGATGCAGGCCAAACCTTCGAAAGCCCCGCAGATCGCCGACCTGCGCGACGAATCCGACCACGAAAACCCGTGCCGCATCGTGATCATTCCGGTCAACAGCCGCGTCGACCACGAAGCGCTGATGCAGCACCTGTTCGCCAGCACCGAGCTGGAGTCGACCTACCGGGTCAACGTCAACATCATCGGTCTGGACGGCAAGCCGCAGCTGAAAAACCTGCGGGCGTTGCTGGTCGAATGGCTGGAATTCCGCGTACTGACCGTGCGTCGCCGCCTGCAATTCCGCCTCGACAAGGTCGAGCGTCGCCTGCACCTGTTGGACGGTTTGTTGATCGCCTACCTCAACCTGGATGAAGTGATTCACATCATCCGTACCGAGGAGCACCCGAAAGCCAAGCTGATCGAGCGTTTCGCCCTCAGCGAGATTCAGGCCGACTACATTCTCGACACCCGTCTGCGTCAATTGGCGCGACTGGAAGAGATGAAGCTGCGCGACGAGCAAGACGAACTGCTCAAGGAACAAGCCAAGTTGCAAGCGCTGCTGGGAAGCGAAGCGAAGCTGAAGAAGCTGGTGCGCACCGAACTGCTGAAAGACGCCGAAACCTATGGCGACGACCGTCGCTCGCCAATCGTCGAGCGCGCCGAAGCCAAGGCGCTGACCGAACACGATCTGCTGCCGAACGAAAAAGTCACCGTCGTATTGTCCGAGAAAGGCTGGATTCGCTCAGCCAAGGGCCACGATATCGACGCCACCGGCCTGTCGTACAAGGCCGGCGACGGCTTCAAGACCTCGGCAGCGGGGCGCTCCAACCAGTTTGCGGTGTTCATCGACTCCACCGGTCGCAGCTATTCGGTCGCCGCGCACACCTTGCCGTCGGCGCGGGGCCAGGGCGAGCCGCTGACCGGCCGTCTGACGCCGCCACCGGGAGCGACCTTCGAATGCGTGCTGATGCCGGAAGACGATGCGCTGTACGTGATCGCCTCCGACGCCGGTTACGGTTTCGTGGTCAAAGGCGAAGATCTGCAAGCCAAGAACAAGGCCGGTAAAGCCCTGTTGAGTCTGCCGAACAACGCCAAAGTGATCGCACCGCGTCCGGTGGCTGATCGTGAGCACAACTGGCTGGCCTCGGTCACGACCGAGGGTCGCCTGCTGATCTTCAAAATCAGCGATCTGCCACAATTAGGGAAGGGCAAGGGCAACAAGATCATCGGTATTTCCGGTGAGCGTGTGGCCAGTCGCGAAGAATATGTCACGGACATCGCCGTGCTTCCGGAAGGCGCAACACTGGTGCTGCAGGCCGGAAAACGGACCCTGTCGCTGAAGGCCGACGACCTCGAACACTATAAAGGTGAGCGTGGACGTCGCGGGAATAAACTCCCTCGTGGCTTCCAGCGGGTCGATGCGCTGCTCGTCGAAAACCTCAATTAGGCGTCCTAGAGCGCCGTATCTACGATTTAACGCGTAGATCGGCGCTTTGGCGCTGGAGTCGGAACGCATATTCACGGATGATATGGCCTTTCCAAGCGCCGGCGTGGCCGAGCGTTCTTCATATTTTTTGAGTATTTTCACTGTGGTCAGCCTTGTGGCGGCCACCTGGACGGGATGATGACTGCTCTGCGCCCCCTTATTTTTCTGCTCGCCGGCGTTTTGGGCCTGGCGGGTTGCAGCGTTCACCAGCCGGTGTCGCTGTATCAACTGGACAGCGGAAGTCCGGTTCAGCCTGCGCAAAGCGCAGGCATGGCTGTTTTGTTGGGCCCGGTGGTCGTAGCCGATTACCTGCAACGTGAGACATTGCTGCAACGTCAGCCGGACGGCAGTCTGCAAGCGGCGACCGATGGTCGTTGGGCGGGCAGCCTTTCGTCGGATATCGATCAGTTGTTGATGCGTCAGGTGGCCGGTCATCTGGATAGCCAGCGTGTGGTACTGGCGCCAGCCACAACCGGGTTTACTCCGGATGTGCAGGTCTTGCTGACCATCACACGTCTGGACTCCGGTCAGAAACAACCGGCGATTCTCGATGCGCAATGGCGCCTGATCGACCGTCGCGGCAAGGTGCGCGATAACCGCATCGTCCATCTGCAGGAGCTGCACGCCGGAAGCACGGCTTCGCAGGTTCAGGCGCAAGGGATCCTGTTGCAGCGTCTGGCTGAGCAACTGTCAGTGGCGCTCAAGCCACTGGCCAATCAGCCACCTGTGGCCGAGGCTCCGCGTAAAGCGGCACCGAAACCGGCAGCGCCGGCGGCAGAAGCCGAGAAGCAGCCGAAGATTCCGATGGCATCACCGATTCGTACGGATATGGAAGTGTTCCGCTTCTGACGCTGGATCGAGTCAGAACAGAGCCCGCCTTGTGCGGGCTTTGTTGTGTCTGGTGGCTGGAGATCTTTGTGTTCAGTGCTGGCCTCATCGCGGGCAAGCCCGCTCCCACGGGTTATCCGGCGTTGCACGGGTCTTGTGAACACCGCTACT of the Pseudomonas sp. Seg1 genome contains:
- a CDS encoding esterase-like activity of phytase family protein, which translates into the protein MRFGWALAGALLLSAMTVSAEPLQELRLLSEHPVDGMRGGNLSGLALCGNELWTVSDRDDEQIYRLKTADQVWLAETVHIDVPKVPDSGLPWGLSSRTWAASFVRGGDLDFEGITCDNAGNRYIVSEAHAAVLQVPPQGPASWLKISPMLVKEARASGMLLHFNALFEGLAINPAGDQLWLAAERERRGLLKIKRQQTVWDCEGACVLLSEGGVEMQPPQFPKARAVTRDFADLSLFNGKLFTLERNAFQICRRDAVTAKVELCWSYAEDALQPQRQYSQAYGLAEALVVDAQGAWIGIDNNDGARNDGEKRPIVWRFAAPDGGWSAKP
- a CDS encoding TIGR02281 family clan AA aspartic protease, with protein sequence MSQQPPGKRAGRVLMILAWCAALFLATRFFGQWEQRQQNPNVVVSSEQGEGFIEVKLASNAQGHFVASGQINGEPVEFMLDTGATDVAIPADLAKRLKLEEGFGVTLSTANGLSQGYRTKIARLQLGDIVLRDVRALVAPGLHGDQVLLGMSALNKLEFTQRGGTMLLRQTTNR
- the parC gene encoding DNA topoisomerase IV subunit A → MSNPLDLSLDGVERRSLADFTESAYLNYSMYVIMDRALPHIGDGLKPVQRRIVYAMSELGLDADSKHKKSARTVGDVLGKFHPHGDSACYEAMVLMAQPFSYRYTLVDGQGNWGAPDDPKSFAAMRYTEARLSRYSEVLLSELGQGTADWGPNFDGTLQEPLVLPARLPNILLNGTTGIAVGMATDVPPHNLREVATACVRLLDEPKATVEQLCEHIQGPDYPTEAEIITPRADLLKMYETGKGSVRMRAVYHVEDGDIIVTALPHQVSGAKVLEQIAALMQAKPSKAPQIADLRDESDHENPCRIVIIPVNSRVDHEALMQHLFASTELESTYRVNVNIIGLDGKPQLKNLRALLVEWLEFRVLTVRRRLQFRLDKVERRLHLLDGLLIAYLNLDEVIHIIRTEEHPKAKLIERFALSEIQADYILDTRLRQLARLEEMKLRDEQDELLKEQAKLQALLGSEAKLKKLVRTELLKDAETYGDDRRSPIVERAEAKALTEHDLLPNEKVTVVLSEKGWIRSAKGHDIDATGLSYKAGDGFKTSAAGRSNQFAVFIDSTGRSYSVAAHTLPSARGQGEPLTGRLTPPPGATFECVLMPEDDALYVIASDAGYGFVVKGEDLQAKNKAGKALLSLPNNAKVIAPRPVADREHNWLASVTTEGRLLIFKISDLPQLGKGKGNKIIGISGERVASREEYVTDIAVLPEGATLVLQAGKRTLSLKADDLEHYKGERGRRGNKLPRGFQRVDALLVENLN
- a CDS encoding ABC-type transport auxiliary lipoprotein family protein, with the protein product MTALRPLIFLLAGVLGLAGCSVHQPVSLYQLDSGSPVQPAQSAGMAVLLGPVVVADYLQRETLLQRQPDGSLQAATDGRWAGSLSSDIDQLLMRQVAGHLDSQRVVLAPATTGFTPDVQVLLTITRLDSGQKQPAILDAQWRLIDRRGKVRDNRIVHLQELHAGSTASQVQAQGILLQRLAEQLSVALKPLANQPPVAEAPRKAAPKPAAPAAEAEKQPKIPMASPIRTDMEVFRF